A region from the Flavobacteriales bacterium genome encodes:
- a CDS encoding PD40 domain-containing protein, whose protein sequence is MKLFVRTFFVLVALLTATVSQAQFYNGSRQQFGKNRVQYQDFLWQQYKFGALETYFYKGGRDVARYTAISAHKHLKDLERVFDFALDERLQFVVYNSLTDFRQSNIGLSNEEQFNIGGVTRIVGTKIFVYNEGDRALLDKQVRSGIAQVMLDQMMYGGNWREVIRNSTLLNLPEWYTKGLVDHVGRGWDAETEMRIKDGVLTGRFDKFNRLEGDEAALAGHMIWRYVSDVYGESVVPNILYMTRVSRNAESGFLFVLGVSLKTLSEECVAYYRDRFTEQDRLRKPLVFDEFPMKHKRTIAYTQFEVSPNGRYAAWVSNELGRYKVFVYDISNKKRTVIARGEHRLNRIIDKSYPVLAWHPGSRGLSYIVERKGEPFMRTYSLDDKKTTVKPVLNVEKVLDLAYSPDGQTIVFSAVREGRTDLYLHYIIGNRQEQLTDDQWDDLDPRFTSDGTQLIFSSDRTDDTLRANGDVALTAGMKDIFLYDLDTRSLLLTRLSNTPSANETSPAAFDSASYTYLSDAGGTMNRWLVRYDSAVSHVDTTVHYRYFTRNERVTDFNRGALDQEVDARGGRYSELFFSEGKYRFHVGRTDEGRTAQQNATDPGAPDPRGTPGGGAVTDDMSPVLKVDPLVPRVAKPDEVDVSNYRFLGETDAPANGSGTNTAGNTVMDQGGTVVARVDSAQKAFAFPEQRNYNLNFTTDEVQSQVDNSYNNGFYQPINGADNLNPGLSGLIKMAVSDLFEDHKIVGGYRLALDLNNNDWMLQYINLKRRVDKDITFTRQAIQSFIGFNVVKTHTHVFTYRMTYPFNELSSVRLSLIERYDRRVFQSTDLFSLQERNQYDITSGVKLEYVFDSSLPRGLNLWTGWKAKLFGEYYRSVDENTGEMTVLGLDLRHSLRVHREIIWVNRLAGSSSIGARRVLFFLGGVDNWLFPRFDPSIPIDFTQPYFYQGLSTPVRGFFYNARNGNSFGVLNSELRVPIFRWLMNRPIRSDFLHNFQVATFVDAGAAWTGPDPYSSENTFNTTTYENNPLTITVDNQREPIVAGYGFGLRTRLLGYFVRTDWAWGIDDGVILDPVFYFSLSLDI, encoded by the coding sequence ATGAAGTTGTTTGTCCGCACGTTCTTCGTTCTCGTTGCCCTGCTCACGGCAACGGTCTCACAGGCGCAGTTCTACAACGGCAGTCGCCAGCAGTTCGGCAAGAACCGGGTGCAGTACCAGGACTTCCTTTGGCAGCAGTACAAGTTCGGTGCGCTGGAAACCTACTTCTACAAGGGTGGCCGTGATGTCGCACGCTATACTGCCATCAGCGCGCACAAACACCTGAAGGACCTGGAGCGCGTGTTCGACTTCGCGCTGGACGAGCGCCTTCAGTTCGTGGTGTACAATTCGCTCACCGATTTCCGCCAGAGCAACATCGGCCTGAGCAACGAAGAGCAGTTCAACATCGGTGGGGTGACGCGCATCGTGGGCACCAAGATCTTCGTGTACAACGAGGGCGACCGTGCACTGCTGGACAAGCAGGTACGAAGCGGCATTGCGCAAGTGATGCTGGACCAGATGATGTACGGCGGCAACTGGCGCGAGGTGATCCGCAACAGCACACTGCTCAACCTTCCCGAGTGGTACACCAAGGGCCTTGTGGACCATGTGGGACGCGGATGGGACGCGGAGACCGAGATGCGTATCAAGGACGGCGTGCTCACCGGCCGCTTCGACAAGTTCAACCGGTTGGAGGGCGATGAAGCAGCACTGGCCGGACACATGATCTGGAGGTACGTGAGCGATGTGTACGGCGAGAGCGTGGTGCCCAACATCCTGTACATGACCCGCGTGAGCCGCAACGCCGAGAGCGGCTTCCTATTCGTGCTGGGCGTTAGTCTGAAAACACTGAGCGAGGAGTGCGTGGCCTACTACCGCGATCGCTTCACCGAGCAGGACCGCTTGCGCAAGCCGTTGGTGTTCGACGAGTTCCCCATGAAGCACAAGCGCACCATCGCCTATACGCAGTTCGAAGTAAGCCCCAACGGGCGGTACGCGGCGTGGGTGAGCAACGAGCTCGGGCGTTACAAGGTTTTCGTGTACGACATCAGCAACAAGAAGCGCACGGTGATCGCGCGCGGCGAGCACCGCCTGAACCGCATCATCGACAAGAGCTACCCCGTACTGGCTTGGCACCCCGGCAGCCGTGGCCTCAGCTACATCGTGGAGCGCAAGGGCGAACCGTTCATGCGCACATACTCGCTCGATGACAAGAAGACCACGGTGAAACCGGTGCTGAACGTGGAGAAGGTGTTGGACCTCGCCTACAGCCCTGACGGGCAGACCATCGTCTTCAGCGCAGTGCGCGAAGGCCGCACCGACCTCTACCTGCACTACATCATCGGCAACCGGCAGGAACAATTGACCGACGACCAATGGGACGACCTCGACCCGCGCTTCACCAGTGATGGCACACAGCTCATCTTCAGCAGCGATCGCACGGACGACACCTTGCGGGCGAACGGTGATGTTGCGCTTACGGCCGGTATGAAGGACATCTTCCTCTACGACCTCGACACGCGCAGCCTCCTGCTCACCCGCCTCAGCAACACACCCAGCGCCAACGAGACCAGTCCAGCGGCTTTCGACAGCGCGAGCTACACTTACCTGAGCGACGCGGGCGGCACCATGAACCGCTGGCTGGTGCGCTACGACAGCGCCGTGAGCCACGTGGACACCACCGTGCACTACCGGTACTTCACCCGCAACGAACGAGTGACTGACTTCAACCGCGGCGCGCTGGACCAGGAAGTGGACGCGCGCGGTGGCCGGTACAGCGAACTGTTCTTCAGCGAGGGCAAGTACCGTTTCCACGTGGGTCGCACCGATGAAGGACGAACCGCGCAGCAGAACGCCACGGATCCCGGAGCCCCCGATCCGCGCGGCACGCCCGGTGGCGGTGCGGTTACCGACGATATGAGCCCTGTGCTGAAGGTGGATCCACTGGTGCCACGCGTGGCCAAGCCCGATGAAGTGGACGTGAGCAACTACCGCTTCTTGGGCGAGACCGATGCCCCGGCAAATGGTAGCGGCACCAACACCGCAGGCAACACCGTGATGGACCAAGGCGGCACCGTTGTCGCGCGTGTTGATTCCGCACAGAAGGCCTTCGCCTTCCCCGAGCAGCGCAACTACAACCTGAACTTCACCACCGACGAGGTGCAGAGCCAGGTGGACAACAGCTACAACAACGGGTTCTACCAACCCATAAACGGTGCGGACAACTTGAACCCCGGCCTGAGCGGCCTGATCAAGATGGCCGTGAGCGACCTGTTCGAGGACCACAAGATCGTGGGCGGCTACCGGCTTGCGTTGGACTTGAACAACAACGACTGGATGCTCCAATACATCAACCTGAAGCGGCGGGTGGACAAGGACATCACGTTCACGCGGCAGGCGATACAATCGTTCATTGGGTTCAACGTCGTGAAGACGCACACGCACGTCTTCACGTATCGGATGACCTACCCCTTCAATGAACTGAGCAGCGTGCGGCTCTCGCTCATTGAGCGGTACGACCGGCGTGTGTTCCAGAGCACAGACCTGTTCAGCCTGCAGGAACGCAACCAGTACGACATCACCTCCGGGGTGAAGCTCGAATATGTCTTTGACAGCAGCCTTCCGCGCGGCCTCAATCTCTGGACCGGCTGGAAAGCCAAGCTCTTCGGTGAGTACTACAGGAGCGTTGACGAGAACACAGGTGAGATGACCGTGCTCGGGCTGGACCTGCGCCACAGCCTGCGCGTGCACCGCGAGATCATCTGGGTGAACCGGTTGGCGGGCAGCAGCAGCATCGGCGCTCGGCGTGTGCTGTTCTTCCTCGGTGGCGTGGACAACTGGCTCTTCCCGCGCTTCGACCCCAGCATCCCCATCGACTTCACGCAACCCTATTTCTACCAGGGCCTATCAACCCCTGTCCGCGGCTTCTTCTACAACGCCCGCAACGGTAACAGCTTCGGAGTGCTCAACAGCGAACTGCGGGTGCCGATCTTCCGCTGGCTGATGAACCGGCCCATCCGCAGCGACTTCCTGCACAATTTCCAGGTGGCCACCTTCGTCGATGCCGGTGCAGCTTGGACCGGTCCGGACCCATACAGCAGTGAGAACACGTTCAACACGACGACCTACGAGAACAACCCGCTCACCATCACGGTGGACAATCAGCGGGAGCCGATCGTGGCAGGCTACGGCTTCGGGCTGCGCACCCGCTTGCTGGGCTACTTCGTCCGCACCGATTGGGCGTGGGGCATCGATGATGGTGTGATCCTCGACCCAGTTTTCTACTTCTCCTTGTCGCTGGACATCTGA
- a CDS encoding MBL fold metallo-hydrolase, producing MTVRSFTFNPFQENTYVVHNGSEGILVDPGCWKLHEEQELADWLEQNGITPVRLVLTHAHIDHVLGCAWVLERFGLKPQVHKADLPLLQAAPHQGALWGIHCDPVPEPEVFLEPGGSLALGEDKLDILFVPGHAPGHIALYHNPLSTPSASLRTGSEGRGEAFVVSGDVLFNGSIGRTDLPGGDFDVLAKSIREVMYPLGDEVIVYSGHGDPTTIGKERRTNPFVKG from the coding sequence CTGACGGTCCGCTCCTTCACTTTCAATCCGTTCCAGGAGAACACCTACGTGGTGCACAACGGTAGTGAGGGTATCCTGGTGGATCCGGGCTGCTGGAAACTGCATGAGGAGCAGGAGTTGGCCGACTGGCTGGAGCAGAACGGCATCACCCCGGTGCGTCTTGTGCTCACCCACGCCCATATCGACCATGTGCTGGGCTGTGCTTGGGTTCTTGAGCGGTTCGGGCTGAAGCCGCAAGTCCACAAGGCCGATCTGCCTTTGCTCCAAGCCGCGCCGCATCAAGGTGCTTTGTGGGGCATCCATTGCGACCCGGTGCCCGAGCCGGAGGTGTTCCTGGAACCCGGTGGAAGTCTTGCTTTGGGCGAAGACAAGCTGGACATCCTGTTCGTGCCTGGGCATGCACCGGGTCACATCGCCCTATACCATAACCCCCTCTCCACTCCTTCGGCTTCGCTCCGGACAGGCTCCGAGGGCAGGGGTGAGGCCTTCGTGGTCAGTGGCGATGTACTGTTCAACGGCAGCATTGGGCGCACCGACCTGCCGGGCGGCGACTTCGATGTGCTGGCCAAGAGCATCCGCGAGGTGATGTACCCGCTCGGCGACGAAGTGATCGTGTACAGCGGCCACGGCGATCCTACCACCATCGGCAAGGAACGGCGTACCAACCCGTTCGTGAAGGGCTGA
- a CDS encoding type II toxin-antitoxin system RelE/ParE family toxin, producing MKVLLTKLAAEDLERHWDFMLEAYDENYAQRTLDLLDDGMRFLAKHPGAGQFEILLDHLGKGHRRWVVGNYKLIYLVVEDRIVITDIFDARQHPGKMRG from the coding sequence ATGAAGGTCCTTCTCACCAAGCTGGCCGCAGAGGATCTGGAGCGGCATTGGGATTTCATGTTGGAAGCGTATGACGAGAACTACGCCCAACGAACGCTCGACTTGCTGGATGATGGAATGCGGTTCCTTGCCAAGCATCCCGGCGCAGGTCAGTTCGAGATCCTATTGGATCATCTCGGCAAAGGCCACAGGCGATGGGTGGTCGGGAACTACAAGTTGATCTACCTCGTCGTTGAAGACCGGATAGTGATCACCGACATCTTCGATGCGCGGCAGCACCCGGGCAAGATGCGTGGCTGA
- a CDS encoding FAD-dependent monooxygenase — protein sequence MSKITIVGGGLVGSLLAIFLAKRGHTVRVYERRGDPRKTDVYAGRSINLVVSHRGWTALRAAGVEEAVKAISVPVYARMVHDASGNLNRVPYSIDNRAIYSVSRGELNRRLLTEAEKFPNVSLYFDHKCADVDLSRGECTFEHQGKPVVVPADVVFGADGAPSAVRQKMMGQRFTYSQEYIEHDYKEIAFPSNADGSPKMDPHCLHIWPRRWFMLMGLANQDGGFTGTLFMPNTHTENAPGFDTVKAEAQVTAFFAQHFPDVPGLIPDVVQQYMRNPQSTLAIIRCNPWTMNGKVALIGDAAHAIVPFYGEGMNAGYEDCKVLNDLLNEHGDDNWPLVLERYGKLRKPNGDAIADLSLRNFVEMRDLVADPRFLLRKKIEGHLQAKHPDQWLPLYSQVKFSDIEYKDAWREGLRHDRIMEEVLALPGIEEKWQSEEVEKKVMGMVKGPI from the coding sequence ATGAGCAAGATCACCATAGTAGGCGGCGGTTTGGTCGGCAGCTTGCTGGCCATCTTCCTGGCAAAGCGCGGTCACACGGTACGCGTGTACGAGCGTCGCGGCGACCCGCGCAAGACCGATGTGTACGCAGGCCGCAGCATCAACCTCGTGGTATCGCACCGCGGCTGGACGGCTCTGCGGGCGGCCGGTGTGGAGGAAGCGGTGAAGGCCATCTCCGTGCCCGTTTACGCGCGCATGGTCCACGATGCCAGCGGTAACCTGAACCGCGTTCCGTACAGCATCGACAACCGCGCCATCTACAGCGTAAGCCGTGGCGAGCTGAACCGTCGCCTGCTCACCGAAGCAGAGAAGTTCCCCAACGTGTCCTTGTACTTCGACCACAAGTGCGCGGACGTTGACCTGTCGCGAGGTGAATGCACGTTCGAACACCAGGGCAAGCCCGTGGTCGTTCCGGCGGATGTCGTCTTCGGTGCTGATGGCGCGCCGAGCGCTGTGCGCCAGAAAATGATGGGCCAGCGGTTCACCTACTCGCAGGAGTATATCGAACACGACTACAAGGAGATCGCCTTCCCATCGAACGCTGATGGCTCACCGAAGATGGACCCGCACTGCCTGCACATCTGGCCGCGCCGCTGGTTCATGCTGATGGGCCTGGCCAACCAGGACGGCGGCTTCACCGGCACGCTCTTCATGCCCAACACGCACACGGAGAACGCGCCCGGCTTCGATACCGTGAAGGCGGAAGCACAGGTGACCGCCTTCTTCGCGCAGCACTTCCCCGACGTGCCCGGGCTGATCCCCGATGTGGTGCAACAATACATGCGCAATCCACAGAGCACGCTGGCCATCATCCGTTGCAACCCGTGGACGATGAACGGCAAGGTGGCACTGATTGGCGACGCGGCACATGCCATCGTCCCGTTCTATGGTGAAGGCATGAACGCGGGCTACGAGGATTGCAAGGTGCTGAACGATCTGCTCAACGAACACGGCGACGACAACTGGCCGCTGGTGCTGGAGCGTTACGGCAAACTGCGCAAACCCAACGGCGATGCCATTGCCGACCTGAGCCTGCGCAACTTCGTGGAGATGCGCGACCTGGTGGCCGATCCTCGCTTCCTGCTGCGCAAGAAGATCGAAGGCCACCTGCAGGCCAAACACCCGGACCAGTGGCTGCCGCTGTACAGCCAGGTGAAGTTCAGCGACATCGAATACAAGGATGCCTGGCGCGAGGGCCTGCGCCACGACCGCATCATGGAAGAAGTGCTGGCGCTGCCCGGCATCGAAGAGAAGTGGCAGAGCGAAGAGGTGGAGAAGAAGGTGATGGGGATGGTTAAGGGCCCCATATGA
- the kynU gene encoding kynureninase produces the protein MTITYQNTLDFARAQDAADPLRVFREEFIFPQHAGKPTVYFTGNSLGLQPKAAAAALKQELDDWSVHGVEGHFNAKHPWYSYHEELNASTARLVGALPEEVVVMNQLTSNLHFLLVSFYRPKGKRVKILTEQRPFPSDTYAFASHIEYHGLVAEECLVEMKPRAGEHTLRQEDIVARINELGDELALVCFGGVNFLTGQAFDIKGITAAAHAVGAIAGFDLAHAAGNLLLKLHDDGPDFACWCSYKYLNSGPGGVAGAFVHQRHLGKDLPRFAGWWGHDKHERFKMERTFKPMPTAEAWQVSNAPVLPMAVHRVALEQFDRAGMERLRAKSIALTGYLRWIIEGISAAHGNMFNIITPKDTAQNGAQLSILVNGDGRGIFKRLTERGVVCDWREPDVLRMAPVPMYNSFEDVFRFGEALKASLS, from the coding sequence ATGACGATCACGTACCAGAACACGCTCGACTTTGCGCGGGCACAGGACGCCGCCGATCCGTTGCGCGTCTTCCGGGAGGAGTTCATATTCCCGCAACACGCCGGGAAACCAACCGTCTATTTCACCGGGAACTCCCTGGGGTTGCAACCCAAAGCAGCGGCTGCGGCGCTGAAGCAGGAGCTCGACGACTGGAGCGTGCACGGGGTTGAAGGCCACTTCAACGCCAAGCATCCATGGTACAGCTACCACGAAGAGCTGAACGCCAGCACGGCACGCCTCGTTGGTGCACTGCCGGAGGAAGTGGTGGTGATGAACCAGCTCACAAGCAACCTGCACTTCCTGCTCGTTTCGTTCTACAGGCCGAAGGGCAAACGCGTGAAGATCCTCACCGAGCAGCGCCCCTTCCCCAGCGACACTTACGCCTTTGCTTCACACATCGAGTACCATGGGCTTGTTGCCGAGGAGTGCTTGGTGGAGATGAAACCCCGTGCTGGCGAGCACACCTTGCGCCAAGAGGACATCGTTGCGCGGATCAACGAACTGGGCGATGAACTGGCGTTGGTCTGTTTCGGCGGAGTGAACTTCCTCACCGGGCAGGCGTTCGACATCAAGGGCATCACAGCGGCGGCGCATGCGGTAGGCGCCATAGCGGGCTTCGACCTGGCGCACGCAGCCGGCAACCTGCTGTTGAAGTTGCACGATGACGGTCCTGACTTCGCGTGCTGGTGCAGCTACAAGTACCTGAACAGCGGCCCGGGCGGCGTGGCCGGGGCCTTCGTGCATCAGCGCCACCTGGGCAAGGACTTGCCGCGCTTCGCAGGGTGGTGGGGCCACGATAAGCACGAGCGGTTCAAGATGGAACGCACCTTCAAACCGATGCCAACTGCGGAAGCATGGCAGGTGAGCAACGCGCCTGTGCTGCCTATGGCGGTGCACCGCGTGGCGCTGGAACAGTTCGACCGTGCGGGCATGGAGCGCTTGCGCGCGAAGAGCATCGCACTGACCGGTTACTTGCGCTGGATCATCGAGGGCATCTCCGCCGCGCATGGCAACATGTTCAACATCATCACGCCGAAGGACACGGCGCAGAACGGAGCGCAACTCTCCATCCTCGTCAATGGCGATGGCCGTGGTATCTTCAAACGACTGACCGAGCGCGGAGTAGTGTGCGACTGGCGCGAGCCTGACGTACTGCGTATGGCACCCGTGCCGATGTACAACAGCTTCGAGGACGTGTTCCGGTTCGGCGAAGCGTTGAAAGCAAGTTTGTCATGA
- a CDS encoding DUF479 domain-containing protein, which translates to MNYLAHLLLSGDDPLVMVGNFMADGVKGRDLSAHHPDVQRGIRLHRRIDTFTDQHPLTAIGRKRLHPKCGKFAGVALDLFYDHLLASEWERHSNVPLPQYAQECYVVLEREIARMPERTQRMLPYMVRGDWLTGYAQVEGLADALYGLSIRVPHGMVLAGAEAVLVAHEADLRREFRTFLGEMRERLAATWEE; encoded by the coding sequence ATGAACTACCTCGCGCACTTGTTGCTCAGCGGCGATGACCCGCTGGTGATGGTGGGCAACTTCATGGCCGATGGGGTGAAAGGCCGCGACCTGTCCGCTCATCATCCGGATGTGCAACGCGGGATCAGGCTCCACCGCCGCATCGACACCTTCACCGATCAGCATCCGCTAACGGCAATTGGCCGCAAGCGTCTGCACCCGAAGTGCGGCAAGTTCGCCGGTGTGGCGCTCGACCTCTTCTATGATCACCTGCTCGCGAGCGAATGGGAACGGCACAGCAACGTGCCTTTGCCGCAGTACGCCCAAGAGTGCTACGTTGTTCTTGAGCGGGAGATCGCCCGCATGCCGGAACGCACGCAGCGCATGTTGCCCTACATGGTGCGCGGCGATTGGTTGACCGGGTATGCGCAAGTGGAAGGACTGGCCGATGCGCTGTACGGATTGAGCATACGCGTACCGCACGGCATGGTGCTGGCAGGGGCCGAAGCGGTGCTGGTGGCGCACGAGGCCGATCTTCGTCGCGAGTTCCGCACCTTTCTGGGGGAAATGCGCGAACGTCTGGCAGCAACATGGGAAGAGTGA
- a CDS encoding transglycosylase SLT domain-containing protein produces MACLIGCGTYEHRAVQDRAAVQRDLDAIGKDTLRVGVIEDALTWEHRTSGQAGLEWDLLSDLAATCHVPIAAVPFNTLDSLHLALRNGSVDVLAAQLSAQTLQQEGISVTSPYAEVRPVVLLRRPMDGGRSVSVRSVQVPWPSPFMDPLPLPAKRFAKLDCQRVQEPANRALDLLITGGLDGILVTDLAAAQAMKQFPLLGAAYWSQERYPLVFAVRSNSPALLASIDHHLADKRVRLRLREELAQLRFAERTGAHGSRSPDVKEGKASEFDALFKRVAAKHGLDWELLAAIAFRESGFDTTANSGAGAQGLMQLMPQTAVRFATGDEEGVAGHVEAAAVYLKKLDTLWQRTVPDALHRLRFVLASYNAGEGHIYDAQRLAGKWGLRTDRWENHVERALLLLSCPRHWRSEDVRNGYCRSKETFNFVRNVVATSAHFGTIPDEGPPIDTAAVVLPMDTLGFSGDPADGLVVPPQEPVDSVHAPAGEGG; encoded by the coding sequence ATGGCCTGCCTGATCGGTTGCGGCACGTATGAACATCGGGCGGTCCAAGACCGAGCGGCCGTGCAGCGCGATCTGGATGCCATTGGAAAAGACACCCTGCGCGTGGGGGTCATTGAGGATGCGCTCACATGGGAGCATCGCACCAGCGGCCAGGCTGGCCTGGAATGGGACCTGCTCAGCGACCTGGCGGCCACCTGCCACGTGCCCATTGCAGCAGTGCCGTTCAACACCTTGGACAGTTTACACTTGGCCTTGCGGAACGGATCGGTGGATGTCCTGGCCGCTCAGCTTTCCGCGCAGACGCTCCAACAAGAAGGGATATCGGTGACATCACCTTATGCTGAAGTGCGCCCTGTCGTGCTGCTGCGACGGCCGATGGACGGTGGTCGCAGTGTTTCCGTTCGCAGCGTGCAGGTGCCGTGGCCGAGCCCGTTCATGGACCCGCTACCGCTGCCCGCCAAACGGTTCGCCAAGCTGGATTGCCAGCGTGTTCAGGAACCCGCGAACCGCGCGCTCGATCTGCTCATCACCGGTGGGTTGGACGGTATCCTGGTCACCGATCTTGCCGCGGCACAAGCCATGAAGCAATTCCCCTTGCTCGGCGCGGCGTACTGGTCGCAGGAGCGCTATCCGTTGGTGTTCGCCGTGAGGTCCAATTCACCGGCGCTGCTGGCTTCCATCGATCATCACCTGGCCGATAAACGGGTCCGCCTCCGCCTACGCGAAGAGCTGGCCCAGCTGCGTTTCGCGGAACGGACCGGAGCGCACGGGTCCCGTTCACCGGACGTGAAAGAAGGAAAGGCATCTGAATTCGATGCGCTCTTCAAGCGTGTTGCGGCAAAGCATGGATTGGACTGGGAACTGTTGGCTGCGATCGCCTTCCGTGAATCGGGCTTCGATACCACGGCCAACAGCGGTGCCGGCGCGCAAGGCCTTATGCAACTGATGCCGCAAACGGCCGTCCGTTTCGCAACCGGGGATGAGGAGGGTGTGGCGGGCCATGTGGAGGCGGCGGCGGTATACCTGAAGAAGCTCGATACCCTGTGGCAGCGCACCGTACCGGATGCCCTTCACCGCCTGCGGTTCGTGCTGGCCAGCTACAACGCGGGTGAGGGCCACATTTACGATGCCCAGCGACTGGCCGGTAAATGGGGGTTGCGCACCGATCGGTGGGAGAACCATGTGGAGCGTGCACTGCTCCTGCTCTCATGCCCGCGGCATTGGCGCAGCGAGGATGTCCGCAACGGATACTGCCGGTCCAAGGAGACGTTCAACTTCGTGCGGAACGTGGTGGCCACGAGCGCGCACTTCGGGACGATCCCGGATGAAGGCCCGCCCATTGATACGGCTGCCGTGGTGCTGCCGATGGATACGCTCGGTTTCTCCGGCGATCCGGCGGATGGCTTGGTCGTGCCTCCCCAAGAACCGGTTGATTCCGTGCATGCACCGGCCGGGGAGGGCGGCTAA
- a CDS encoding agmatine deiminase family protein: protein MRLSLLGLLLLPLSLIAQRTGLPHEMAPHERALISDYRSSRDAGRGITTPPSFPVRTMAEWEEVQSLCITWVSYPTILKQIVRYALDEVEVILLCDDSNAVATYLSGNTAGGPIADLTNVTYLQVPFNSVWMRDYGMETLYANEVDSLLLMDWIYNRPRPEDDVSPDAIGGLKGIPVFSSSQAPYDLVHTGGNFMADGFGTAFSSELVDDENGAQGDFNITVRTPQGVDDMMEQWMGIQQGRYIKMNTLPYDGIHHIDMHMKLLDEETLLIGEFPNGVSDGPQLENNIADIQANFNSVFGTPYRIVRIPMPPSTGGNYPPNASYRTYANNIIINGTILVPTYREQYDTTGLRIIREAMPGYRVIGIDCDNSPDNIISASGALHCITKCIGAESPLLIRHQRLADTYETVVPYTATAYIRHKSGIASAELFWTTDTVQGYAPISMTGIGNNEWTADIPAQPVGTEIFYYIHASANSGKQQVRPLVAPDGYWKFKVLDIGSGVETAEVPALGKPFPVPAQQWLCIPVLTGRGLTVWIEDALGRRVLDVHTGNAPSAGRIYAHVPSLEAGCYSVVAVANGQRSVQQFVKE, encoded by the coding sequence ATGCGCTTATCACTCCTCGGCCTATTGCTTTTGCCGCTTTCCCTGATCGCCCAGCGAACAGGTCTGCCCCACGAAATGGCCCCGCATGAGCGGGCGCTCATCAGCGATTACCGTTCATCGCGCGACGCCGGGCGCGGCATCACCACCCCGCCGTCGTTCCCCGTGCGCACCATGGCCGAATGGGAGGAGGTGCAATCGCTGTGCATCACTTGGGTCAGCTATCCCACCATCCTCAAACAGATAGTACGTTATGCGCTTGACGAGGTGGAGGTGATCCTCCTCTGCGACGACAGCAACGCCGTGGCCACCTACCTCAGCGGCAACACCGCTGGCGGGCCCATCGCTGACCTCACCAACGTCACCTACTTGCAAGTGCCGTTCAACAGTGTTTGGATGCGCGACTATGGCATGGAGACCTTGTACGCCAACGAAGTGGACAGTTTGTTGCTCATGGATTGGATCTACAACCGGCCACGCCCCGAGGACGATGTTTCGCCGGACGCCATCGGCGGCTTGAAGGGCATCCCGGTTTTCAGCAGCAGCCAGGCACCGTACGATCTGGTGCACACGGGCGGCAATTTCATGGCCGATGGTTTCGGCACGGCCTTCAGCAGCGAACTGGTGGATGACGAGAACGGTGCGCAAGGCGACTTCAACATCACGGTGCGTACGCCGCAAGGTGTTGATGACATGATGGAGCAGTGGATGGGCATACAGCAAGGACGTTACATCAAGATGAACACCTTGCCCTACGACGGCATCCACCACATCGATATGCACATGAAGCTGCTCGATGAGGAGACCCTGCTCATCGGGGAGTTCCCCAACGGAGTGAGCGACGGGCCACAGCTCGAGAACAACATTGCGGACATCCAGGCGAACTTCAACAGCGTGTTCGGTACGCCCTATCGCATTGTGCGGATCCCAATGCCCCCGAGCACGGGAGGCAACTATCCGCCCAACGCGAGCTACCGCACTTATGCGAACAACATCATCATCAACGGCACCATTCTGGTCCCCACCTACCGCGAGCAGTACGACACCACCGGCCTGCGGATCATCCGCGAGGCCATGCCCGGATACCGCGTAATCGGCATTGACTGCGACAATTCACCGGACAACATCATCAGCGCGAGCGGAGCCTTGCACTGCATCACCAAGTGCATCGGTGCGGAAAGCCCGCTGTTGATACGGCACCAGCGGCTCGCGGACACGTACGAGACGGTGGTGCCTTACACCGCCACGGCGTACATACGCCACAAGAGCGGCATCGCCTCGGCCGAGCTGTTCTGGACCACGGATACCGTGCAGGGTTACGCACCCATCAGCATGACGGGCATCGGCAACAACGAATGGACGGCCGATATTCCTGCGCAACCGGTGGGCACCGAGATCTTCTACTACATCCACGCTTCGGCGAACAGCGGCAAGCAACAGGTGCGGCCCTTGGTGGCGCCGGACGGTTACTGGAAGTTCAAGGTGCTTGATATCGGTTCGGGGGTCGAAACCGCTGAAGTTCCTGCCCTGGGCAAGCCCTTTCCGGTGCCAGCTCAGCAGTGGCTCTGCATTCCCGTGCTGACCGGTCGCGGGTTGACCGTCTGGATCGAAGATGCATTGGGCCGGCGCGTGCTGGACGTGCATACCGGCAATGCACCTTCCGCCGGACGCATCTACGCGCACGTTCCTTCGTTGGAAGCCGGATGCTATTCCGTGGTGGCCGTGGCCAATGGACAGCGTTCCGTGCAGCAGTTCGTCAAAGAGTGA